A region of [Bacteroides] pectinophilus DNA encodes the following proteins:
- a CDS encoding GIY-YIG nuclease family protein, with the protein MAYGKSIELFLVNGTADSLITAELSNWNGKAIKIPRIEVPTCSREDIKQAGVYFLFCKEDNGKDSVYIGEAENVKERLIQHLRDAQAEKEKYYWNTAVIFIGRDLNKALIRYLENRFVEIARQCNRYEVLTKNTYKNTVLKESQVASMEEFVDNVRILINALGYKVLDAYTNAIPKENPVGDTEKKEDIKLYLERVIKNVGKIEAQGTITSEGFIVLKGSQISPVDDNTVPDTIKEQRCTSNIIDGILQEDMLFSSPSGAAMFVVGKSDNGLTRWKDENGRTLKEIENHEMMNEK; encoded by the coding sequence ATGGCATATGGTAAATCAATAGAATTATTTCTGGTTAATGGCACTGCTGATAGCTTAATAACGGCAGAATTGTCAAATTGGAATGGTAAAGCTATTAAAATTCCACGGATTGAAGTGCCTACATGCAGTAGAGAAGATATAAAGCAAGCGGGTGTTTATTTTTTGTTCTGTAAAGAAGATAACGGGAAAGATTCTGTGTATATAGGAGAGGCAGAGAATGTAAAAGAGCGGTTGATTCAGCACCTAAGAGATGCACAGGCTGAGAAGGAAAAATATTACTGGAATACTGCAGTTATATTTATAGGGAGAGACCTTAATAAAGCGTTGATTAGATATCTTGAAAACCGTTTTGTAGAAATTGCACGACAGTGTAATAGATATGAGGTTCTTACAAAAAATACATATAAAAATACTGTGCTAAAGGAATCCCAAGTTGCAAGTATGGAAGAATTTGTTGATAATGTAAGGATACTGATTAATGCACTTGGCTATAAGGTTTTGGATGCATATACTAATGCTATTCCAAAAGAAAATCCAGTTGGAGATACGGAGAAAAAAGAAGATATAAAGTTGTATTTGGAGCGTGTCATAAAAAATGTAGGAAAAATAGAGGCACAGGGTACAATCACATCTGAAGGATTTATTGTATTAAAAGGAAGCCAGATATCTCCCGTGGATGACAATACAGTTCCTGACACAATAAAAGAACAAAGGTGTACCAGTAATATCATAGATGGTATATTACAAGAAGATATGCTTTTTTCAAGTCCATCAGGTGCGGCAATGTTTGTTGTCGGTAAAAGTGATAATGGTTTGACACGATGGAAGGATGAAAATGGTCGCACTTTAAAAGAAATTGAAAATCATGAAATGATGAATGAAAAATAA